One region of Demequina sp. TMPB413 genomic DNA includes:
- a CDS encoding TetR/AcrR family transcriptional regulator, which yields MSIEAELKAPRTNTRQRILDVAAHLFATSGFAGTSIRDIADELGVTKAALYYHFESKEVLLQQIVGQTFAAITSVMEQPRDLTTAPERERFIRDVIMAMSSCDADVVAVMKDPNLAPLIHDEKASSGITHRLAALLAMGLSGTTDPDAIRPEHLIRAIAAVGAGYEAINNWHVAYPECTARFADADVDVITGFVVDVLESEGH from the coding sequence ATGAGCATCGAAGCCGAACTCAAGGCGCCGCGCACCAACACGCGCCAGCGCATTCTCGATGTGGCGGCTCATCTGTTTGCCACCAGCGGCTTCGCGGGCACCTCGATCCGCGATATCGCGGACGAACTGGGCGTGACCAAGGCTGCGCTGTATTACCACTTCGAGTCGAAGGAAGTGCTGCTCCAGCAAATCGTCGGTCAGACCTTCGCGGCTATCACGTCCGTCATGGAGCAGCCGCGGGACCTCACTACTGCGCCCGAGCGGGAACGCTTCATTCGAGACGTCATCATGGCCATGTCCTCATGCGACGCCGACGTGGTGGCCGTGATGAAGGACCCGAACCTCGCGCCCCTCATCCATGACGAGAAGGCGTCGAGCGGTATCACGCACCGGTTGGCTGCCCTACTCGCGATGGGACTCAGTGGTACGACCGATCCCGACGCCATCCGCCCGGAGCACCTGATCAGGGCGATCGCGGCCGTAGGCGCCGGGTACGAGGCCATCAACAATTGGCACGTGGCTTATCCGGAGTGCACCGCCCGGTTCGCTGACGCCGACGTGGACGTCATCACCGGCTTTGTTGTCGACGTGCTGGAGTCAGAGGGCCACTAG
- a CDS encoding beta-glucosidase, which produces MSFHEYLALASTIVSSLDGDTKITLLTGKDFWTTVPLPDHDVPSFVMADGPHGLRHQDGSGDHAGLGGAQPATCFPTASALGATWDAELVEQVGAAIGREAASAGVDVVLGPGLNIKRHPAGGRNFEYFSEDPLLSGVLAAALVRGIQSEGVGACLKHYAANNQESDRFRLDTIVDERTLREIYLTGFETALKLSEPWMVMSSYNLINGTHVGESEVMIHDILRSEFGFLGVVVSDWLAVSDRVEAVRAGLDLEMPSSGSAWDREISKALTSGHLTHRTIDLACTRIVALALQAGHARDGRLTDVDHDAHHALARTAAAAGAVLLTNDGLLPLDAASQHKVAVIGAFAEHPRFQGAGSSQVNATRVSTLVEALRTRGVSATYAPGYDPRSGDTTPDLLAEATRAAEKADVVVLHVGLPPSAESEGFDRSHLRLPDGHLELIAAVLAANPRTAIAVSAGAPIETPWADDAAAVLLTYLGGQASGEALADMLFGNEEPGGRLAESFPEAVFDLPSDAHFADHPTQVEYREGLYVGYRFHDTFGLPARFPFGHGLGYAAFDVDTLRVAPWGGKHSVSVDVTNTSARAGSTVVQVYVKDVKSTLYRPEQELKGFAKVRLVPGETQAVTIDLDHRAFAAYDVQAAAWVVESGEFEIRVGLSSTDIRASSTIVVEGTRKVSPAAALACSIASRAEFEDMLGRPIPLPAATLPYTRETLIGDLHQTALGRVLRRILFRTISAKMGIDASGDDAPTEMAFIESTPLRALATASAGKVSLRTVDLIVRVLNIGVKRRLR; this is translated from the coding sequence ATGTCTTTTCACGAATACCTCGCGCTCGCCTCCACGATCGTCTCTTCGCTCGATGGTGACACCAAGATCACCTTGCTGACCGGCAAGGACTTTTGGACGACCGTCCCTCTGCCCGACCATGACGTGCCGTCGTTCGTGATGGCCGACGGACCCCACGGGCTGCGCCACCAAGATGGAAGCGGCGACCACGCAGGTCTGGGCGGCGCACAACCGGCGACATGCTTCCCCACCGCGTCAGCTCTTGGCGCGACGTGGGACGCCGAACTTGTCGAACAGGTGGGCGCTGCGATCGGCCGCGAGGCGGCAAGCGCTGGCGTTGACGTGGTGCTCGGGCCTGGCCTCAACATCAAGCGCCATCCAGCAGGCGGCAGAAACTTCGAGTACTTCTCGGAGGACCCATTGCTGTCCGGCGTGCTCGCGGCGGCTTTGGTGCGGGGCATCCAGTCAGAAGGCGTCGGCGCGTGCCTCAAGCACTACGCCGCCAACAACCAGGAATCGGACAGGTTCCGTCTCGACACGATCGTGGACGAGCGCACGCTCCGAGAGATCTACCTGACGGGATTCGAGACGGCCCTCAAACTGTCAGAGCCGTGGATGGTGATGTCCTCCTACAACCTCATCAATGGCACTCACGTGGGCGAGTCGGAGGTGATGATCCACGACATCCTGCGCAGTGAGTTCGGCTTCTTGGGAGTGGTGGTCTCCGACTGGCTAGCAGTGTCCGACAGGGTGGAAGCGGTGCGCGCAGGGCTCGACCTCGAGATGCCGTCGAGCGGAAGCGCGTGGGACCGCGAGATCTCCAAAGCCCTCACCAGCGGCCACTTGACCCACCGGACGATCGACCTGGCGTGCACCCGCATCGTCGCGCTCGCCTTGCAGGCTGGCCACGCCCGCGACGGTCGGCTCACTGACGTCGACCATGATGCTCACCACGCTCTCGCCCGCACGGCGGCGGCGGCGGGCGCCGTCTTGCTCACGAACGACGGGCTGCTTCCGCTCGACGCCGCTTCCCAGCACAAGGTGGCCGTGATCGGTGCCTTTGCCGAACACCCTCGCTTCCAAGGCGCTGGCAGCTCCCAAGTGAACGCGACCAGAGTCTCGACCTTGGTCGAAGCGCTTCGTACCAGGGGTGTCAGTGCCACGTACGCGCCTGGCTACGATCCTCGATCGGGCGACACCACCCCTGATCTGCTCGCAGAGGCGACCCGAGCGGCCGAGAAGGCCGACGTCGTCGTCCTCCACGTGGGCCTTCCCCCCAGCGCCGAAAGCGAGGGCTTCGACAGGAGCCACTTGCGTCTGCCAGACGGGCACCTGGAGCTCATCGCTGCCGTGCTCGCCGCCAACCCCCGTACGGCGATCGCGGTGTCGGCAGGCGCCCCGATCGAGACGCCGTGGGCGGACGACGCCGCGGCCGTGTTGCTGACATACCTTGGCGGGCAGGCGTCTGGCGAGGCGCTCGCCGACATGTTGTTCGGCAACGAGGAGCCGGGCGGCAGGCTGGCGGAGTCCTTCCCTGAGGCGGTCTTTGACCTTCCTTCTGACGCTCACTTCGCCGACCACCCCACTCAAGTGGAGTACCGCGAGGGCCTCTACGTCGGCTACCGCTTCCACGACACGTTCGGCCTGCCTGCGCGCTTCCCCTTCGGGCACGGCCTGGGCTATGCCGCCTTCGATGTCGACACGCTGCGCGTCGCGCCGTGGGGAGGCAAACACTCGGTCTCCGTCGACGTCACCAACACCTCCGCCCGCGCCGGCAGCACCGTGGTGCAGGTGTACGTGAAGGATGTGAAGTCGACCCTGTATCGCCCCGAGCAGGAACTCAAGGGCTTCGCGAAGGTCCGGCTCGTGCCCGGTGAGACTCAGGCGGTGACGATCGACCTCGATCACCGCGCCTTCGCCGCGTACGACGTCCAGGCTGCAGCGTGGGTCGTCGAGTCGGGAGAGTTCGAGATCAGGGTGGGCCTTTCGTCCACCGACATCAGAGCGTCGTCGACGATCGTCGTCGAAGGCACGAGGAAGGTGTCCCCCGCCGCTGCGCTCGCCTGTTCGATCGCGAGCCGGGCCGAGTTTGAGGACATGCTCGGCCGCCCGATTCCCTTACCTGCCGCAACGCTTCCGTACACCAGGGAGACGCTGATCGGAGATCTCCATCAGACCGCTCTTGGACGGGTACTGCGCAGGATTCTGTTCAGGACGATCTCGGCCAAGATGGGCATCGACGCCTCGGGCGACGACGCTCCCACAGAGATGGCCTTCATCGAGAGCACCCCTTTGCGCGCCTTGGCCACCGCGTCGGCCGGGAAGGTCTCATTGCGCACGGTAGACCTGATCGTGCGGGTGCTCAACATCGGAGTCAAGCGGCGCTTGCGCTAG